One genomic segment of Hordeum vulgare subsp. vulgare chromosome 2H, MorexV3_pseudomolecules_assembly, whole genome shotgun sequence includes these proteins:
- the LOC123426510 gene encoding F-box/kelch-repeat protein At1g67480-like, which translates to MLALDGAREPLVQAHMCHRVKMPLKSLGRPSLSPVTMTVKETNTHDSLLIPGLPEDMAKICLALVPRRHFPAMGAVSRRWMSFIGSREFSAVRKEVMKIEELVYVLAAEAGEKGCRWEILGERKNSAIPPMPGLTKVGFGVVVLYGKLYVIAGYAAIHGMDYVSDDVYEYDARLNRWGALAKMNVARRDFACAEVDGTIYAAGGFGSSGNSLSSVEAYDPQQNRWTLIDGLRRPRWGCFASGLSSKLYIMGGRSSFTIGNSRFVDVYDPGRSRWEEIKRGCVMVTSHAIVGEALFCVEWKNQRCLSVFDPWYSSWKKISVPLTGSSSTRFCLGARGGKLLLLSQEEDDGYRTMTYDPAAAPGSEWGTSELKPSGLCMCSVTVQV; encoded by the exons ATGCTTGCACTTGATGGAGCAAGGGAACCACTTGTTCAAGCACATATGTGTCATCGTGTTAAAATGCCGCTCAAGTCTCTAGGCAGGCCAAGCCTTTCTCCAGTTACCATGACCGTAAAAGAAACTAATACACACGATAGTCTGTTAATACCCGGTTTGCCAGAAGACATGGCGAAGATATGCCTCGCTCTCGTCCCTCGGAGGCACTTCCCTGCCATGGGTGCAGTGTCGAGGAGGTGGATGTCATTCATCGGCAGCAGAGAGTTCAGTGCTGTCAGGAAGGAGGTTATGAAGATTGAAGAGTTGGTTTATGTCCTTGCTGCTGAAGCTGGAGAAAAGGGATGTCGCTGGGAGATCTTGGGGGAGCGCAAAAACAGTGCAATTCCCCCTATGCCTGGACTGACCAAAGTTGGGTTCGGTGTGGTGGTTCTCTATGGGAAGTTGTATGTCATTGCTGGCTATGCTGCTATCCATGGGATGGACTACGTTTCTGACGATGTTTATGAGTACGATGCTCGGCTCAACAG GTGGGGCGCCCTTGCCAAGATGAATGTTGCGCGTCGCGACTTCGCCTGCGCTGAGGTCGACGGCACGATATACGCTGCCGGTGGATTCGGCTCCAGTGGCAACAGTCTGTCCAGCGTCGAAGCATACGATCCCCAGCAAAACAGATGGACACTGATCGACGGCCTTCGCCGGCCAAGGTGGGGCTGCTTCGCCAGCGGGTTAAGCAGCAAACTGTACATAATGGGCGGCCGCTCGAGCTTCACGATCGGCAACTCACGCTTCGTTGACGTCTACGATCCCGGCCGCAGCCGATGGGAGGAGATCAAGAGAGGCTGCGTCATGGTCACATCGCACGCGATTGTCGGCGAGGCCCTGTTCTGTGTGGAATGGAAGAACCAGCGCTGCCTCTCGGTGTTCGACCCTTGGTATAGTTCGTGGAAGAAGATTTCGGTGCCGCTCACAGGTAGTTCAAGCACCAGATTCTGCCTTGGGGCGCGTGGCGGGAAGCTGCTGCTGCTGTCGCAGGAGGAAGATGATGGGTATCGGACGATGACGTACGATCCGGCTGCGGCGCCAGGCTCAGAGTGGGGAACGTCAGAGCTCAAGCCGTCCGGGTTGTGCATGTGCAGTGTGACCGTTCAAGTTTGA